Genomic segment of Sporocytophaga myxococcoides:
CCAGTGTAAGTGTATATGACAACAAATGCAATCTCTTGTCAAGAGGAAAAGTAGGTATTGATAATGACTTTATAAATAATGGTATTTATGTTGACAATCAAGGTTTGATTTATCTGCTCAATGTAAACAACTTTGGAAAAGTTAATTTTATCAGATATAGCTTAGACACCAAAGATTTTGAAATTATAGAGCTTCCTGCTTCAAATCATCAGAAAGAAGATTTCCATATATCATTTCAGGATGATGGAATCTATATTGCTAATCTGGAACTTTCCCAGGAGAAACTAACAGGTGTGAAATACACAAAATGTAATTTTACCCAAAAAAGCATTGATATGATTGTCTATGAGGAGTTGACAGATGAGATGAAAAATGCAATAGCAAAGGAGCGAAAGAAAAATAAAAGTCTGAAAGGCGAGGAGAACTGGATGGATTACGACCTTACTCATTTTATTGTTAATCCGGATAAATCAGTGATGATGGCACTTGAGAAAAGGGATCTTTATGCGGAAGGATATCCTCACATAAAGAAAGATGCATTTGATAAATCTCATAATGTCGAAATTCTTGGTCACGTGCAGGCTGAGGGGATCATCCTGTTTTCTTTCAATAAAAATGGCGATAAACAATGGAGCAGTTATCTCGCAAAAAATCAGGTTTATCCTGCAAATGATGGTTTGAATACAATTTCATTTGTCCTTGATAATTCTCCTCAAGATCATATTCGAATTCTTTATGCCTCAACTGAGGGAATGGATGCTGCACCTCACACTATTAATATGGTTTCATTTGACAGGAACTCTGGTAAAATTATAAAAAATATTGTACTGCCTAATCAGGACAAACTGGTTCTTGTAAAGGATTATACCCTCTTTCTGGATGAATCTAATATTGTTCTTGTTGGTAAAAAAGGTCTGATGGGGAAATCATCTTCCATAGCCAAATTTAAGCTTTAAATAGCTAATTGTATGGAGTAGTGGAAAGTTGAACTTAATTGAACGAATTCCATAAAATCCTTTGTTTCCTAGATATTAACGTATATAACAATTTGACTTTCCAGTGGGTTAAATATTTATATACGTTTTTTGAAAATTTGAAAAAAGGAGGATGAGATGACGCTTAAAATTAACCATGATCAGCAGTATAAAAAATTTTATATAGATATAGCTGGCCGCAGCGCAACACTTAAATACGAAAGATTTGACGGCATACTTGACCTGCGTGTTTTATTTGTTCCTCAGAATTTGAGGGGTAAAGGAATCGCTAAAAAAGTGATAGAACATGTAGTGAAGTTTGCTAAAAAGAATAATTTAAAAATTAAAACATCCTGTTCTTACATTGCCAATTATCTGATAGAACATCCTGAGTTGAATGACATGGTATTGAAAAGAGAGGAATTACAAAATATTGTTTTAAGCGATAATTGATTTTAATAGTTAATGTATTAAATAAGAAGCTTAGTCCAGGTCAAGGGATTCAAGCTTCTTTGCTTTTATACGGGTTACTGCAACAACAAGTAAAGTCATACATCCTCCAAAAATTACTGACGGAACCACACCTAATAATCTTGCAGCTACACCTGATTCAAATGCCCCAAGTTCATTTGAAGATCCTACAAAAATATTGTTAACTGCCGATACTCTTCCTTTCATACTTTCTGGAGTAAGTGTATGTACAAGTGTTGACCGGATTATCACACTGATAGAATCAAAAACTCCGCTTAATAGCAGTGCTGCAAATGACAACCAGAAGTTTTTAGAAACAGCAAATACAATCATTGCGACTCCAAACCCAGCTACAGCTGCTAGCATTTTTAATCCAGCTTTTTGTTTTATTGGCTTATAGGCCATGATTACAGCCATCGTTACAGCCCCTAGAGCAGGAGCGGCTCTAAGATATCCCAGCGCCTGAGGACCTTCATTCAGAATGTCTTTAGCAAATACAGGAAGCAGCGCAACAGCTCCTCCAAACAGTACAGCGAATAAATCCAGACTGATAGCACTCAAAATAAGCTGATTTGTGAATACGAATTTGATCCCTACTTTGATTCTTTCTAATATAGAATTTGCACTTTCATCAGAAGGTGGTACAGGTCTGCTTTTTACAAAGCTCATTAGGGTTATGGCAATTATCATAAGAGAGAGATCCGTAAAATAGGATATACTGATTCCGTGGAATCCATATATAAGCCCTCCCAGTGCTGGTCCTCCGACAGCTGCTGCCTGCCAGGTACTGGAGTTCCAGGTAATGGCATTTGCATAAATTTCTCTCGAAACCAGCTGTGGCATAAAGGAAAATAGAGAAGGTCCTATAAATCCTCTTGCAAATCCACTTATGAAAATTACAATGTAAATAGGCAAGGCATTATACCTGGAAAGGAATGTTGACAGGTCTGTAGTAAAATAAAACAACGAAGTTGTGCAAAAAAGTAGCAGAAACATGCAGGATAGAATAATTCTTTTTCTTGGTACTATGTCCGCTACATGCCCTGCAATCAGAGAGACAGAGATAGAAGGAAGAAATTCTGCAAGTCCTATCAGGCCTAGAGCAAGCGGATCTTTTGTTAGGTCGTAAATCTGCCATCCAACTACTACAGTCTGCATCTGTATAGACAAAGTCAAAAACAATCTTGAAAAGATGAATAACCTGAAATCCGGTATTCTAAGGGCAGCGTAAGGGTCGTGCGATATTACTTTCATATTTCAGCAGCAAATGTAATCAAGTTACTTTTAGAATTTACTGAGAAAAGGATATTGAATTATTTGTTAATGGGTAGCCAGAATAAAACAGTTATAGAGAAATAATTTACTCTTATTTAAGAAATGTATTG
This window contains:
- a CDS encoding GNAT family N-acetyltransferase; this encodes MTLKINHDQQYKKFYIDIAGRSATLKYERFDGILDLRVLFVPQNLRGKGIAKKVIEHVVKFAKKNNLKIKTSCSYIANYLIEHPELNDMVLKREELQNIVLSDN
- a CDS encoding MFS transporter — protein: MKVISHDPYAALRIPDFRLFIFSRLFLTLSIQMQTVVVGWQIYDLTKDPLALGLIGLAEFLPSISVSLIAGHVADIVPRKRIILSCMFLLLFCTTSLFYFTTDLSTFLSRYNALPIYIVIFISGFARGFIGPSLFSFMPQLVSREIYANAITWNSSTWQAAAVGGPALGGLIYGFHGISISYFTDLSLMIIAITLMSFVKSRPVPPSDESANSILERIKVGIKFVFTNQLILSAISLDLFAVLFGGAVALLPVFAKDILNEGPQALGYLRAAPALGAVTMAVIMAYKPIKQKAGLKMLAAVAGFGVAMIVFAVSKNFWLSFAALLLSGVFDSISVIIRSTLVHTLTPESMKGRVSAVNNIFVGSSNELGAFESGVAARLLGVVPSVIFGGCMTLLVVAVTRIKAKKLESLDLD